Within the Streptomyces sp. NBC_00353 genome, the region CCCCGGGCGGCAGACAGGATCCGCCTTCGCCCTCTTCCGCACCTTCCTGCCGGCTTGCCAGAAGGCGCGCCGCAGGCCGCCCGACGACGTCCTCGGCCCGGTGGCCGAGAAGCTGTCGCGCCCCGTCGGCCCACGCCAGGACCGTACCGTCGCCGTCGATCACCGCTACCGCGGGAGCCGGCAGACCGCCGATGCCGTGCGAGGGGGCATCCCGCTCCTGCTCGGCACCGGGTGCGACGTCGGCTGGGCGCGTCATGGCCCCTGACCTTCCATGGCCTGTTCACTGTCGGGGACGATGCGACCGCTCAGCGGGCTTTCCAGCCTCGACCCACGGCCAGGACGTCACCGGTGATGAAGGCCGCTTGGTCACCGGCCGACCAGTCCACGAGCGACGCCGGTTCCTGGGGTACTGCGATCCCGTCCGAGCAGGTGGGCTGTACGTAACTCCGCCTGGAGCCCATCCTACGCGGGGAAGCCCACACGCGACATCGCGGTGTCGACCACGTCGTCCTGGGCTGCCCGAGAACTGAGGGACACCCGCTGAACAGGCGAAAGGACCGGGGACTCATTACGTTGAAGGAGGGGCCGACGCACTCGCCGCCGACCCGAGCGCGCTTGCACGGTGCCCGGACCTCCCCGTACACGGTCGAAGGAGAGCCATGTCCCGCGACGAAAACCTTGCTGCCCAGAACACCATCGCCGAGGCCGTGAACAGCGGAAAACTGGAGGATCTCGTCAAGGTCGTCGCAACCGACTCGGTCGACCACGATCCGGCTCCCGGCCAGGTTCCGGGCCCGGCCGGATTTCAGGCAATGTTCGCCGAGATCAGGGCGGCCTTCCCTGACCTGCACGTCGATGTCGAGCATCTCGTCACCACGGACGACGAGTTGGCATTCGCCTACACCATCAGCGGAACACACCTTGGTGAACTGATGGGACACAGTCCGACCGGGAAGAAGGTGTCCTACCGGGGTATGCAGATAAGCAGGTTCGCCGACGGAAAGCTCGTGGAGCGGTGGGGCAGCAGCGACGAACTCGGCATGCTGCGCCAACTCGATCTCATCCCGTGACGGTTCGGCGCCCACTCATCGGACACGGACGATGGGCCGCGTCTCGGCCTCGGGGTGAACCGAAGGGGAGCCTGGGCAAGCACTGAGTGGACGCGTATCGAGCCGACACCGGGTGAACCGTCCCGCGCCACCGTCGCCCACTGCCGACGCATGATCGAAGGTGTCCTCGAGCGCGGCCTGTGCCCCACGATGACGCTGCACCACCTCGCCGCCCGCTCTCTGGCGGGCCAGGTCGTACAGGTGCGTTTTGTTCCAGGTCAGACCGCGATCGTCATCATGCCGGTGCGCCCGACAACCGTGCGGGTCTGCGGGTGAGGGGTTGGGCAGGGCCGGGACATCTGCGACGAGCCTCTGCCCTTGCCGACGGCCTCCATGGCCGGTGGCACATGGGCCTGTCCGGGCCGTCCATCTCTCCTCGCATGCACCTCCCTTCCGCAGTGTGTCGGCCAGTACCGTCGCTCGATGCCGCGTGCTGCTGCCGGTCGAACCTTGTTGCCTCGGTCGGACTCGCGTCGATTCCCATCTTCGGGAGTCCCCCTGGATGGCGGAGTCACTGGGGATCAACGCCTTCCTTCACGGAGAGACCTGCGGGCCCTTGCATGTTCTATGTCACGCAACATAAGTTACCGACAGGTAGCAAGATTCGGGTCAGCGCTCGTCACTGAACAGGAAGGCGAACGGCGTGATCGTTTGCTCAGCCGCTGCAGACGTGGCCGGCCACTTCGCGGCTGCTGGGGTGGTGGGCGCGCGAGCCCGCGCAGGAGCGACAGCCGTGAGCGGATGGTTCTCACCGACGGGCGGGCGCAGTTGATCGACGAGGCGGTGGTACTCGCCGGCGACTTCGTCGCCGGACCGATCGAGACCGCGACGCCGGCCGACGAAGCCGTGGAGGCAATCGACGCGTTCTTCGTGCTGTGGCGCGACCGACTCGTCGACAGCGTTCCGGGCCGGCCGCCCCATCGTGGC harbors:
- a CDS encoding ester cyclase, whose protein sequence is MSRDENLAAQNTIAEAVNSGKLEDLVKVVATDSVDHDPAPGQVPGPAGFQAMFAEIRAAFPDLHVDVEHLVTTDDELAFAYTISGTHLGELMGHSPTGKKVSYRGMQISRFADGKLVERWGSSDELGMLRQLDLIP